In Luteimonas galliterrae, the sequence TTGCGGTACGCCTCCAGGCTGCGCTGGAAGGCGAAGAACGACGGGTCGCGGTTGGCGGCTTCGCTGTAGATGCGGGCGGCGTCGGCGTCGCCTTCGCCGCGCAGCTTCTGCGCGTCGCGTTCGGCTTCGGCCACGATCACGGTCTTCTCGCGGTCGGCTTGCGCGCGTACCGCCAGCGCCTGCTCCTCGCCTTCGGCGCGCAGCTTGCTGGCCACCTGCTGGCGCTGGGCGCGCATGCGGTTGTAGACGTCGCCGATCACCTTGCTGTCGGTAGGCAGGTCGATCTGCTTGATGCCGATGTCGAGCACCTTGATGCCGAGCGTCGCCGCGCCGCGGTTGATCGTCGCCAGCTGCTTGCCGACCACTTCGGAACGGTTGCCCGACACCACCTGCTGCAGCGTGCGCGAGTTGATCTCGTTGCGCAGCGAGTCGCGGATGATCGGCGCCAGGCGGCTTTCGGCGGTTTCTTCGTTGCCGCCGGTGGCGCGGTAGAACGCGCGCACGTCGTCGATGCGGCCGACCACGAAGAAGTCCACGCTCACGTCCTTGTTTTCGGAGGTGAGATAGCGCTCGGGTGGGGCGTTGATCACCTTGAGCCTGCGGTCGTAGACGCGCGCGCTTTCCAGCAGCGGCACCTTGAAATGCAGGCCCGGGCCGATGTCCCAGCGGGCGACGCGGCCCAGGTTCAGCACGATGGCGGTCTGGCCCTCGCGCACCACGTACACCGAGCCGAGCAGCGCCAGCAGCGCGGCGACGGCCAATGCGATCCATCCTGAAGGTCTCATCGGGTCGGCTCCTCACGGCCGGGGCGCCCACTGCGCTCGGGCCTGGGTTCGTTGAGGGCGGCGTCCACCGAGGGCGCGACGATGTCCGGCGCCA encodes:
- the hflC gene encoding protease modulator HflC produces the protein MRPSGWIALAVAALLALLGSVYVVREGQTAIVLNLGRVARWDIGPGLHFKVPLLESARVYDRRLKVINAPPERYLTSENKDVSVDFFVVGRIDDVRAFYRATGGNEETAESRLAPIIRDSLRNEINSRTLQQVVSGNRSEVVGKQLATINRGAATLGIKVLDIGIKQIDLPTDSKVIGDVYNRMRAQRQQVASKLRAEGEEQALAVRAQADREKTVIVAEAERDAQKLRGEGDADAARIYSEAANRDPSFFAFQRSLEAYRKAFADGNSVIVLERNDPFLQYMRDDR